GTCAGAGATGACGCTTAAATTCAGTGACCTAGACCTTAaaggtttgaaatttcctcaggACGATCCTCTGGTTATCGCTCAGATAATTGGAAATTCTCCTGTTATGAGTCCTAGTAGACAATGGAGCTTTCATGGATATTTTTTTTCATGACACATTCATAAGGATGAGCTACAATGAATCTCAACTAACTCCGTCTAACGCACCCATCTATGGGTTCAGCCACGTGGAATGCCAAGTCGAAGGAGCAATACAACTTCCCGTAACTGTTGGGGAAGAGCCCAGGGAGGCCACACAGATGTTAAACTTTTAGGTTGTGAAGGCAACCTCtacttacaacgctatcatgggtAGAACTGGAATTCATGCATTTAAGGCAGTGCCCTCATCCTACCACATGGTACCGAAGTTCCCAACTAGGAACGGTGTCGGTGAGGCAAGAGGAAATCAGAAAATGGCCCACAGTTGCTATGTTGCAGCACTTAGGCCCGATGGAACTGGGAAGCAGGTCCTCCCCATTGAAGACATGGATGTCCTAGAGAATGAAGAGCTTCGAGGGAAACCCGCAAAGGACTTGGTCCCAATTCCCCTAGACTCCTAAGACCCGGAAAAAGTCACGTATATTGGAGCATCTTTGAACAAGCCTTTGAAGGGCCAGTTGACAACTTTCCTATAACAGAACAGTGATATGTTTGCTTGgacagcagctgatatgcctgggatTGGCCCGAACCTCATAACTCATAAGTTGAACGTTTATCCGACTCGAAAGGATGTGAAACAgaagaagagaacttatgcccctgatAGGCTGGAAGCCATTAAGCAGGAGGTCGAGAAGCTCCTAGAAGTTGGATTTATTGAGGAAGTGCAATTCTCTGAGTGGTTGTCCAACCCCGTAATGgttaagaaggccaatggaaaatggaggatttGCATCGACTTCACTGACTTCAATGATGCTTGTCCTAAGGACTGCTACcccctaccaaggattgataccaTGATCGATGCCACAGCAGGACACGAGATGCTAAATTTTATGGATGGCTTCAACGGTTAAAATCAGAttaaaatgcataaggatgacatccccaaggtatctttcataactgactttggtgtcttttattatcttgttatggcttttggacttaagaatgcaggagctacttaccaaaggttggtaaataagatattTTCCCATCTAATTGGGAAAACCGTGGAGgtctatgtcgatgacatgttagtcaaaagcctaAGCAAGGCCGATCATGTTAGTCACCTCATAGAGGTATTTGAAGTGCTGATgcaccataagatgatgttaaaccccaCCAAGTGTGTTTTTGGTGTTGAGTTAGGAAAGTTTTGGGGTCATATGGTTTCAAAGAGGGGAATAAAGGCCAACCCCGATAAGATCAAATCCATCCTAGATATGGAGCCACGACGCTCCATCAAGGACGTTCAGAAGCTGATAGGAAGAATCGCAACTCTAGGGAGcttcatctccaagtctggatACAAATGCCTGCCTTTTTTCAGaacccttaagaaggtgaagTATTTTGAATGAACAActgagagccaagaggcctttgaaTAACTAAAGAAATACATGAATGAAGCCCCGTTACTAGCTAAACCAAGTCCAGAGGACACCCTTTATCTGTACTTAGTGGTATCTGAACAAGCCGTGATTGCATTCCTCATTAAAGAAGAATAGAAACTCCGGAAGTCTGTATACTATGCAAGCAAGGTGCACCATGGAGCAGAGTTGAACTACTCCACCATGGAGAAGTTCGCATTCACCCTCATCACAGCCTCGAGGAATTTGAGACCATATTTCCAGGCTCACAAGATCGAAGTCCTAACGGACCAAACCTTGAGGAACATACTTCATAGCCCAAAGGCCAGTGGGAGGCTCATCAAGTGGGT
The window above is part of the Apium graveolens cultivar Ventura unplaced genomic scaffold, ASM990537v1 ctg6201, whole genome shotgun sequence genome. Proteins encoded here:
- the LOC141703089 gene encoding uncharacterized protein LOC141703089, giving the protein MGRTGIHAFKAVPSSYHMVPKFPTRNGVGEARGNQKMAHSCYVAALRPDGTGKQVLPIEDMDVLENEELRGKPAKDLNSDMFAWTAADMPGIGPNLITHKLNVYPTRKDVKQKKRTYAPDRLEAIKQEVEKLLEVGFIEEVQFSEWLSNPVMVKKANGKWRICIDFTDFNDACPKDCYPLPRIDTMIDATAGHEMLNFMDGFNG